From the Oceanicaulis alexandrii DSM 11625 genome, one window contains:
- the arsH gene encoding arsenical resistance protein ArsH: MTDPLPNLAIDCIAPVQTESLAPRGRVTHKPRILLMYGSLRERSFSRLAVEEAGLLLELMGAETRMFHAHGLPLPDDTEADHPKVAELREQVTWSEGMVWCSPERHGAMTAVMKAQIDWIPLALGAVRPTQGKTLALMQVSGGSQSFNTLNQMRVLGRWMRMITIPNQSSIPKAFLEFDAAGRMKPSGLYDRIVDVMEELVKFTWMTRENADYLVDRYSERKETAEELIARVKQPSR; this comes from the coding sequence ATGACTGATCCCCTGCCGAATCTGGCGATCGATTGCATTGCGCCGGTCCAGACAGAGAGTCTGGCGCCGCGCGGGCGTGTCACGCACAAACCGCGCATCCTGCTGATGTACGGCTCGCTCCGGGAGCGCTCCTTCAGCCGCCTGGCGGTGGAGGAGGCGGGACTCCTGCTCGAGCTGATGGGCGCCGAGACCCGGATGTTTCACGCCCATGGCTTGCCGTTGCCCGATGACACGGAGGCGGATCATCCCAAAGTGGCGGAGCTGCGAGAGCAGGTGACCTGGTCTGAGGGCATGGTCTGGTGCAGTCCCGAACGCCATGGCGCGATGACGGCGGTGATGAAGGCCCAGATTGACTGGATTCCGCTGGCGCTAGGGGCGGTGCGTCCGACCCAGGGCAAGACCCTGGCCTTGATGCAGGTCTCTGGCGGCTCGCAAAGCTTCAACACGCTCAACCAGATGCGGGTTCTGGGGCGGTGGATGCGCATGATCACCATCCCCAACCAGTCCTCGATCCCCAAGGCGTTCCTGGAGTTTGACGCGGCGGGGCGGATGAAGCCCTCAGGGCTTTATGACCGCATTGTTGACGTGATGGAGGAGCTGGTGAAGTTTACCTGGATGACCCGGGAAAACGCCGACTATCTGGTCGACCGATACTCCGAGCGCAAGGAAACCGCGGAGGAATTGATCGCGCGGGTGAAACAGCCCTCGCGCTGA
- a CDS encoding GGDEF domain-containing protein: MRIRSGGPLAGAGPVGRREETRRSEAAPRGASAPTDSASILGVPEAELTPNVQRALLSLMGEVDQLRRETEALRGRMRELESLADRDALLPVLNRRAFLREVSKALSLAERHNAPSSLIYLDLNGFKQINDKHGHAAGDAALEQIANLITDHVRETDAVGRLGGDEFGIVLTLTPESAAKDKARDLSKAISDSAITHNGHTLDLGAAWGVHPLSSGIAVEDAMAAADAAMYAHKQAAKDRAAS; this comes from the coding sequence ATGCGAATACGATCCGGCGGTCCGCTCGCTGGCGCCGGCCCTGTGGGTCGCCGCGAGGAGACCCGGCGCAGCGAGGCTGCGCCGCGCGGAGCGAGCGCGCCGACCGATAGCGCGTCCATCCTGGGCGTTCCCGAAGCCGAGCTGACGCCCAACGTCCAGCGCGCCCTGTTGTCCTTGATGGGCGAGGTCGACCAGTTGCGCCGCGAGACCGAGGCCCTGCGCGGACGCATGCGCGAGCTGGAAAGTCTGGCGGACCGGGACGCCTTGCTGCCCGTTCTGAATCGCCGCGCCTTTTTGCGGGAAGTGTCAAAGGCCTTGTCGCTGGCGGAGCGGCATAATGCGCCGTCCAGCCTGATCTATCTCGATCTCAACGGCTTCAAGCAGATCAACGACAAGCATGGACACGCCGCCGGCGACGCCGCTCTGGAGCAGATCGCCAATCTGATCACAGATCATGTGCGGGAAACCGACGCCGTCGGCCGTTTGGGCGGGGATGAGTTCGGCATCGTCCTGACCCTGACGCCCGAAAGCGCCGCCAAAGACAAGGCGCGCGATCTCTCAAAAGCGATTTCGGACAGCGCCATCACCCATAATGGACACACGCTGGATCTGGGCGCCGCCTGGGGCGTGCACCCGCTCTCATCGGGCATAGCGGTGGAAGACGCCATGGCTGCTGCGGATGCGGCCATGTACGCGCACAAACAAGCCGCCAAGGATCGCGCCGCCAGCTAG
- a CDS encoding YdcH family protein produces MDGEFDETALKRQLEELQLEHRTLDEEVSALAECGVTDQLKLVRLKRRKLYLKDEIYRLEDILNPDIIA; encoded by the coding sequence ATGGATGGCGAGTTCGACGAAACCGCGCTCAAGCGCCAGCTTGAGGAATTACAGCTTGAGCACCGGACACTGGACGAAGAGGTCTCGGCTCTGGCGGAATGCGGCGTCACTGATCAGCTCAAACTGGTCCGCCTCAAGCGCCGGAAGCTCTACCTGAAAGACGAGATTTATCGTCTGGAAGACATCCTGAACCCCGACATCATCGCCTAA
- a CDS encoding TIGR02444 family protein, translating into MSAFWTFSVKLYGKDGVKPACLALQAAGMDVNVGLWIVWTVMNGRDPGPALGQAVELSALWSARVVKPLRMARDHLKHPFADVDPDAATALRQKVLTVELEAEKLEQHGLESLAQACPENREDDRRALVLRRLHEYAARCGAPGDSATAFVENIFETSKNV; encoded by the coding sequence ATGAGCGCGTTCTGGACTTTCTCCGTCAAACTCTATGGCAAGGACGGGGTCAAACCCGCCTGCCTGGCGCTGCAGGCGGCGGGCATGGACGTGAATGTGGGGTTGTGGATTGTCTGGACGGTGATGAACGGGCGTGATCCGGGCCCGGCGCTCGGGCAGGCGGTGGAGCTGTCCGCGCTGTGGAGCGCGCGCGTGGTCAAGCCGCTGCGCATGGCGCGCGACCATCTCAAACACCCGTTCGCAGACGTTGATCCCGACGCCGCGACCGCCTTGCGCCAGAAGGTTCTGACGGTCGAGCTGGAGGCGGAAAAGCTGGAACAGCATGGTCTTGAGTCCTTGGCCCAGGCCTGTCCCGAAAATCGCGAGGACGACCGGCGCGCCCTGGTCCTTCGCCGCCTGCATGAGTACGCCGCCCGCTGCGGCGCTCCGGGCGACAGTGCGACCGCATTTGTGGAAAACATTTTCGAGACGAGCAAAAATGTGTAA
- a CDS encoding UbiX family flavin prenyltransferase — translation MTPDRLVVGISGASGVVYAMRALEALKTLGVESHVVASKAAEMTLSYEMGEKPSVLRERADMLYKQADVGAPIASGSFKTRGMLIAPCSVRTMSEIATGVTSSLLTRAADVVLKERRLLVLMVRETPFHLGHLRTMTQLAEMGAVIMPPLPAFYAHPKSVDDIVNQSVGRALDLFGLDWDGTKRWGEDLEQGRRPQARTRAPSE, via the coding sequence ATGACCCCAGATCGGCTTGTGGTCGGGATTTCCGGCGCGTCTGGCGTGGTTTACGCCATGCGTGCGCTTGAGGCGTTGAAAACCTTAGGTGTGGAAAGTCATGTGGTGGCCTCCAAGGCGGCCGAGATGACCCTGTCCTACGAGATGGGTGAAAAGCCCAGCGTGCTGCGTGAGCGCGCCGACATGCTCTACAAACAGGCCGATGTGGGCGCGCCGATCGCGTCAGGCTCGTTCAAGACCCGCGGCATGCTGATCGCGCCGTGTTCGGTGCGCACCATGAGCGAGATCGCAACGGGCGTGACGTCCTCTTTGCTGACCCGCGCGGCGGATGTGGTGCTCAAGGAGCGCCGCCTTCTGGTGCTGATGGTGCGTGAAACCCCGTTTCATCTGGGCCATCTGCGCACCATGACCCAGCTGGCGGAGATGGGCGCGGTCATCATGCCGCCGCTGCCCGCATTTTATGCGCATCCCAAAAGCGTTGATGACATCGTCAATCAGTCGGTGGGGCGGGCGCTCGACCTGTTCGGGCTGGACTGGGACGGCACAAAGCGCTGGGGCGAGGATCTGGAGCAGGGGCGCCGCCCGCAAGCGCGGACGCGGGCGCCGTCCGAATGA
- a CDS encoding DUF465 domain-containing protein: MATDARIRELDARHDRLDHQIVEQMKSPSSDTLAVAALKKQKLKLKEEIEALRRRQ, encoded by the coding sequence ATGGCCACTGACGCGCGTATTCGTGAACTGGACGCCCGCCACGACAGACTGGATCATCAGATTGTCGAGCAGATGAAAAGTCCCTCCAGCGACACCCTCGCGGTCGCCGCCCTTAAAAAACAAAAGCTTAAACTTAAAGAAGAGATTGAAGCCCTCAGGCGACGACAATAA
- a CDS encoding tetratricopeptide repeat protein, which produces MLHLIRLLTITVMLGLIAQPAHAQSARQQLCPEGYAALSDNEAEAAITAFQACLAEKFYDWPQEAELRTRLGAAYLASGRSEEALIAYNQIFALVEANDGDVDNPLIRRNRAAAYLQLDRPEDALPDLEIALARIPEDGFTAVLAGSAYLDLDRAAEAVAAFDAAVRAEPAYASAWIGRSAAFVELGMSTLAIEDAREAVSLQPDDPGALNALCWALVRAERAADGLTICRAASDAAPEEGSITHSLAAALEQVGEVEEAHALYARAHEQAPDDPEITQDYERVFGATP; this is translated from the coding sequence GTGCTTCATCTCATCCGCCTTCTGACGATTACTGTGATGTTGGGGCTGATCGCCCAACCCGCGCACGCACAGAGCGCGCGCCAGCAACTCTGCCCAGAGGGATATGCCGCGCTCTCCGACAATGAAGCGGAAGCCGCGATCACCGCCTTCCAGGCCTGCCTGGCCGAGAAATTCTATGACTGGCCGCAAGAAGCCGAGCTGCGAACCCGTCTGGGCGCAGCCTATCTGGCCTCCGGGCGCTCTGAAGAGGCACTGATCGCCTATAATCAGATTTTTGCGCTGGTGGAGGCCAATGACGGCGATGTGGACAATCCGCTGATCCGCCGCAATCGCGCCGCCGCCTATCTGCAGCTTGATCGTCCGGAAGACGCCCTGCCTGATCTCGAAATCGCCCTGGCGCGGATCCCTGAAGACGGCTTCACCGCCGTGCTGGCCGGCTCGGCCTATCTCGATCTGGACCGCGCCGCCGAAGCCGTCGCCGCCTTTGACGCCGCCGTGCGGGCTGAACCCGCCTACGCGTCCGCCTGGATCGGGCGCTCCGCTGCTTTCGTCGAGCTGGGCATGAGCACGCTGGCGATCGAGGATGCGCGTGAAGCGGTGAGCCTGCAGCCTGACGATCCGGGCGCGCTGAACGCGCTCTGCTGGGCGCTGGTGCGGGCCGAGCGGGCCGCCGACGGCCTGACGATTTGCCGCGCCGCGTCAGACGCCGCGCCGGAGGAAGGCTCGATCACCCATTCGCTCGCCGCCGCGCTGGAACAAGTAGGCGAGGTTGAAGAAGCGCACGCCCTGTACGCGCGCGCCCATGAGCAGGCCCCTGATGATCCTGAAATCACCCAAGATTATGAGCGCGTCTTCGGCGCCACGCCCTAA
- a CDS encoding SDR family NAD(P)-dependent oxidoreductase — protein MAVSDRVAIITGGAKGIGAACARRFVEEGLRVVVADIDDEAGEALVETLNAGKERALFVSCDVSDKLAVANLMAETRSAFDRVDILVNNAATLAKGDVMDLSADDFDAVMNVNMRGAFLVAKAASKQMVEQIEEEQTRAEDCRKRYAIINMSSVNAVVSLPDQLAYSMSKGALNQMTKSMALALAPWGVRVNAIGPGSINTDILKAVADDREAMKRILSRTPLNRLGDPDEIAGVAWFLASKDASYVTGECIYADGGRLALNYTMRPEDYED, from the coding sequence ATGGCGGTCTCTGATCGTGTGGCCATCATCACGGGCGGCGCCAAAGGCATTGGCGCGGCCTGCGCCCGGCGCTTTGTCGAAGAAGGCCTGCGCGTCGTGGTCGCTGACATTGATGACGAGGCCGGGGAAGCCCTGGTTGAAACCCTCAACGCCGGCAAGGAGCGCGCGCTGTTTGTCAGCTGCGACGTATCTGACAAGCTTGCAGTGGCCAACCTGATGGCCGAGACCCGGTCTGCATTCGATCGGGTGGACATTCTGGTCAACAACGCTGCAACCCTCGCCAAGGGCGATGTTATGGATCTGTCGGCGGATGATTTTGACGCCGTGATGAACGTCAATATGCGCGGCGCCTTTCTGGTCGCCAAGGCCGCCTCCAAGCAGATGGTCGAGCAGATCGAGGAAGAGCAAACACGCGCCGAGGATTGTCGCAAGCGCTACGCCATCATCAATATGAGTTCGGTCAACGCCGTGGTCTCCCTGCCTGACCAGCTCGCCTATTCGATGAGCAAGGGCGCGCTCAACCAGATGACCAAATCCATGGCCCTGGCCCTGGCGCCCTGGGGCGTGCGGGTGAACGCCATCGGGCCAGGCTCGATCAATACCGACATTCTCAAGGCCGTGGCCGATGATCGCGAAGCGATGAAGCGCATTCTGTCGCGGACGCCGCTCAACCGTCTGGGCGATCCCGACGAGATCGCCGGCGTCGCCTGGTTCCTCGCCAGCAAGGACGCCAGCTATGTCACCGGCGAATGCATCTACGCCGACGGCGGTCGACTGGCGCTCAACTACACCATGCGGCCTGAAGATTACGAAGACTGA
- a CDS encoding DUF1013 domain-containing protein has protein sequence MAEILMPKATAVWLVDNTALSFEQIADFTGLHHLEIKGIADGDVAAGVRGADPVASGQLDREELTKAEGDPSYRMSASKPKYAEFQERKKGPRYTPLSRRQNRPDAIAWLVRNHPELTDPQISKLVGTTKTTIEAVRERTHWNSPNIKPTDPVTLGLCTQIDLDAQVSKASARRKQMEEDGQVIIEEDTLKPADDQDGESSNSPTTLDELFGKPKGDSD, from the coding sequence ATGGCCGAGATTCTCATGCCAAAGGCGACGGCGGTTTGGCTGGTGGACAACACCGCGCTGAGCTTTGAACAGATCGCTGACTTCACCGGCCTGCACCATCTGGAGATCAAGGGCATCGCAGATGGCGACGTGGCTGCTGGCGTGCGTGGGGCAGACCCGGTCGCCTCCGGCCAGCTGGACCGTGAAGAGCTGACCAAGGCGGAAGGCGACCCCTCCTACCGCATGAGCGCCTCCAAGCCGAAATACGCCGAGTTCCAGGAACGCAAGAAAGGCCCGCGCTACACGCCGTTGTCGCGGCGCCAGAATCGTCCGGACGCCATCGCCTGGCTGGTTCGCAATCACCCTGAACTCACGGATCCGCAGATCTCCAAGCTGGTCGGCACCACCAAGACCACGATCGAGGCGGTGCGTGAGCGCACGCACTGGAATTCGCCGAACATCAAGCCGACCGACCCGGTGACGCTGGGGCTGTGCACCCAGATCGATCTGGATGCGCAGGTCTCCAAGGCATCCGCCCGTCGCAAGCAGATGGAAGAAGATGGTCAGGTGATCATCGAGGAAGACACCCTCAAGCCGGCTGACGATCAGGACGGCGAATCCTCCAACTCGCCGACCACGCTGGATGAGTTGTTCGGCAAGCCCAAGGGCGATAGCGATTAA
- a CDS encoding NAD(P)H-quinone oxidoreductase — protein MVEISSRIVVAPEPGGPEKLVVKTVQLAPPAPGEVLIDVAAAGVNRPDVFERMGFYPAPEGAPEGLGLEVSGTVRALGEGVTEFAIGDPVVALVSGGGYADVARAKAGSVLPAPDGVSLVDAAGLPETVFTVWTNVFDAGALKPGERFLVHGGASGIGTTAIQMAKAHGAYVIATAGGPDRAQLCRDLGADRAFDYHAEDWSAAISADVILDMVGGDYVQKNLNCLNRLGRIVMIAFLKGSRVEVDLMGLMLKRQTLTGSTLRARPDAEKAAIAQAVQTHVWPWVEAGKVRPRVDSTFALDEVSKAHARMDAGGHAGKILLVP, from the coding sequence ATGGTTGAGATTTCATCGCGCATCGTCGTCGCTCCCGAACCTGGCGGACCTGAAAAGCTGGTTGTGAAAACCGTCCAGCTGGCGCCGCCGGCGCCGGGCGAGGTGCTGATCGACGTGGCCGCCGCCGGGGTGAACCGGCCGGACGTGTTTGAGCGGATGGGCTTTTATCCTGCGCCTGAGGGCGCGCCTGAGGGGTTGGGACTTGAAGTGTCCGGCACAGTGCGGGCGTTGGGCGAGGGCGTGACGGAGTTCGCGATCGGCGACCCGGTCGTGGCGCTGGTGTCCGGCGGCGGTTATGCGGATGTGGCGCGCGCCAAGGCTGGCAGCGTTCTACCTGCGCCGGACGGCGTGTCGCTTGTGGACGCGGCCGGCCTGCCCGAAACCGTTTTCACTGTCTGGACCAATGTGTTTGACGCCGGGGCGCTGAAACCCGGTGAGCGGTTTCTGGTGCATGGCGGCGCCAGCGGTATCGGCACGACGGCCATCCAGATGGCCAAAGCGCATGGCGCATATGTCATCGCGACGGCGGGCGGCCCCGACCGGGCGCAGCTTTGCCGGGATCTGGGCGCAGATCGCGCCTTTGATTACCACGCCGAGGACTGGTCCGCGGCGATCAGCGCGGACGTGATCCTGGACATGGTCGGCGGCGATTATGTGCAGAAGAATCTCAACTGCCTGAACCGTCTGGGGCGCATCGTGATGATCGCCTTCCTCAAGGGCAGCCGGGTCGAGGTGGACCTGATGGGCCTGATGCTGAAACGCCAGACCCTGACCGGCTCGACCCTGCGCGCGCGACCGGATGCGGAGAAAGCTGCAATCGCCCAGGCGGTTCAGACCCATGTCTGGCCTTGGGTCGAGGCGGGGAAGGTGCGCCCACGGGTGGATTCCACATTTGCGCTTGATGAGGTCTCCAAAGCTCATGCGCGCATGGATGCAGGCGGTCACGCCGGCAAGATCCTGCTTGTTCCCTAG
- a CDS encoding DUF1192 domain-containing protein, whose amino-acid sequence MFQDEPLTSGAEAITPGEDLSELGVEQLTDRLEALRQEMARTETAIKDKKAGLSAAEAFFTTPGSQ is encoded by the coding sequence ATGTTTCAAGATGAACCGCTGACCTCCGGCGCCGAGGCGATCACTCCGGGCGAAGACCTGAGCGAGCTGGGGGTCGAACAACTGACGGACAGGCTTGAGGCCTTACGCCAAGAAATGGCCCGGACTGAAACGGCGATCAAGGACAAGAAGGCCGGGTTGTCGGCTGCAGAAGCCTTTTTCACCACGCCTGGCTCCCAGTAA
- the rcdA gene encoding protease adaptor protein RcdA, translated as MTPVTPHIASTAARVSDFAESEMFRRLFRDGMDLVEETASYLDGPGRDDAKRLGRSGALAYASESMGLTTQLMQCASWLLTQRAVAEGDMHADEAAEERYRLSPNKFSPPSWPAGDDPCPPRLGDLALRARELHERLMRLDDSLFEAEVKPADNPVASQLSQLSAAFSEA; from the coding sequence ATGACCCCGGTCACGCCTCACATCGCCAGCACCGCCGCCCGAGTTTCCGATTTCGCGGAGTCTGAAATGTTCCGCCGCCTGTTTCGCGACGGCATGGATCTGGTTGAGGAAACCGCCAGCTATCTGGACGGGCCGGGCCGCGATGACGCCAAGCGTCTGGGCCGGTCGGGCGCGCTCGCCTACGCCTCGGAATCCATGGGCCTGACCACGCAACTGATGCAATGCGCTTCCTGGCTGTTGACCCAGCGCGCCGTGGCGGAAGGCGACATGCACGCCGATGAAGCCGCTGAAGAGCGGTATCGCCTGTCGCCGAACAAGTTCAGCCCGCCGAGCTGGCCGGCCGGGGATGACCCCTGCCCGCCGCGTCTGGGCGATCTGGCCCTGCGCGCGCGCGAGCTGCACGAACGCCTGATGCGGCTTGACGATTCCCTGTTTGAAGCCGAAGTGAAGCCGGCGGACAATCCGGTCGCGAGCCAGCTGTCGCAACTGAGCGCCGCGTTCTCGGAAGCCTGA
- the rpmE gene encoding 50S ribosomal protein L31: MKQDTHPDYHFIEVVLPNGSRFKTRSTYGKEGAVLQLDIDPSTHPAWTGGNQTLLDRAGRVSKFKDKFKGFGV; the protein is encoded by the coding sequence ATGAAACAGGACACTCACCCCGACTATCACTTCATCGAAGTGGTGCTGCCGAACGGATCGCGCTTTAAGACTCGTTCTACCTATGGTAAAGAAGGCGCAGTGCTGCAACTGGACATTGATCCGTCCACGCACCCGGCCTGGACTGGTGGCAACCAGACCCTGCTGGACCGTGCGGGTCGCGTGTCCAAGTTCAAAGACAAGTTCAAAGGCTTCGGCGTCTAA
- a CDS encoding peptidoglycan -binding protein → MSLPRHLQSSQSDSGDYWPGFVDALATLLLVIVFLLAVFTAGQFALSQALTGRDEQLADLNSRLATLAEELNLAQSENEQLSLRVSVLNQENGALQETNAGLSSQIAGLQDGLAAARASLAEEEALNEEAQATVALLNNQMAALREELARLNETLNASEAREAELEAEVVNLGRRLNAALASEVARLARYRSEFFGRLIEVLGDRSGVRVVGDRFVFETDVLFASGSAELSEEGRSSLAPIADAIIQLTDEIPDDLDWVLRVDGHTDRVPLGPNAPFESNWELSTARSLSVISYFESRGVPPRRLLAAGFGQHYPIAEGRTQEAYARNRRIELKLTSR, encoded by the coding sequence ATGTCCCTGCCTCGGCACCTTCAGTCCAGCCAGAGCGATTCCGGCGATTACTGGCCGGGATTCGTCGATGCGCTCGCGACCTTGCTGCTGGTCATCGTCTTTCTGCTGGCGGTGTTCACCGCCGGGCAGTTCGCCCTGTCCCAGGCGCTGACCGGCCGCGATGAGCAGCTGGCCGATCTCAACAGTCGTCTCGCCACGCTCGCCGAAGAGCTCAACCTCGCGCAGAGCGAGAACGAGCAATTGAGCCTGCGCGTCAGCGTCCTCAATCAGGAAAACGGCGCCTTGCAGGAAACCAATGCCGGCCTCAGCTCTCAAATTGCGGGCTTGCAGGACGGTCTCGCAGCGGCGCGCGCGAGCCTGGCGGAAGAAGAAGCTCTCAATGAGGAGGCGCAGGCGACAGTCGCGCTCTTGAACAATCAGATGGCGGCGCTGCGCGAAGAGCTGGCCCGGCTCAACGAGACCCTGAACGCCTCTGAGGCGCGTGAGGCGGAGCTGGAAGCCGAAGTGGTCAATCTGGGACGACGTCTCAATGCGGCGCTCGCCAGCGAAGTGGCGCGGCTGGCGCGCTATCGCTCGGAATTCTTCGGTCGGTTGATCGAGGTGTTGGGCGACCGGTCCGGCGTTCGCGTGGTGGGCGACCGGTTCGTGTTCGAGACCGATGTTCTGTTCGCCTCCGGCTCGGCCGAGTTGAGCGAAGAGGGGCGCAGCTCGCTTGCGCCGATCGCGGATGCGATCATCCAGCTGACGGATGAAATCCCCGATGACCTTGATTGGGTGCTGCGTGTGGACGGGCATACCGACCGAGTGCCGCTCGGTCCTAATGCGCCGTTCGAGTCCAACTGGGAGCTGTCCACGGCGCGCTCTCTGTCGGTGATTTCCTATTTTGAGAGCCGGGGCGTGCCGCCCCGCCGTCTGCTGGCCGCCGGTTTCGGGCAGCATTACCCCATTGCGGAAGGCCGCACCCAGGAGGCCTATGCCCGCAACCGCCGCATCGAGCTGAAGCTGACCTCGCGTTAG
- a CDS encoding inositol monophosphatase family protein: MQVMTDAVRKAGRRLARDFGEVEHLQVSKKGPADFVTQADMKSEEILFDILSKARPGYGFVMEERGVVEGTDKSHRWIIDPLDGTLNFMHAQPHFAISVALEREGELMAGVVYNPATDELFHAEKGRGAFMNDRRLRVAERRDLHDCVIATGMPFFGKKGHAQFLKELHQIMPMTAGVRRYGAASLDLAWTAAGRFDGFWERNLKSWDIAAGLVLVREAGGYAGAIDPGTDVLETGHIAAGNEMVIKELREMLAKVAS; encoded by the coding sequence ATGCAAGTCATGACCGACGCGGTCCGCAAGGCGGGCCGCCGTCTGGCGCGTGACTTTGGCGAAGTCGAACACCTTCAGGTGTCCAAGAAAGGCCCGGCGGATTTCGTCACCCAGGCCGACATGAAATCTGAAGAGATCCTCTTTGACATCCTGTCCAAGGCGCGGCCCGGCTATGGCTTCGTCATGGAAGAGCGCGGCGTTGTCGAAGGCACCGACAAATCCCACCGCTGGATCATTGATCCGCTGGACGGCACGCTGAACTTCATGCACGCCCAGCCCCATTTCGCTATTTCCGTGGCGTTGGAGCGGGAAGGCGAGCTGATGGCGGGCGTTGTCTATAACCCCGCGACCGATGAGCTGTTTCACGCCGAGAAGGGCCGGGGCGCGTTCATGAACGACCGTCGCCTGCGGGTGGCCGAACGCCGTGATCTGCATGATTGCGTGATCGCCACCGGCATGCCGTTCTTCGGCAAGAAGGGGCATGCCCAGTTCCTGAAGGAATTGCACCAGATCATGCCGATGACCGCGGGCGTGCGCCGTTATGGCGCCGCGTCGCTCGACCTCGCCTGGACGGCGGCGGGCCGGTTTGACGGTTTCTGGGAACGCAATCTGAAATCCTGGGACATCGCTGCAGGTCTCGTGCTGGTGCGTGAAGCGGGCGGCTATGCCGGCGCGATCGACCCCGGCACGGACGTGCTCGAAACCGGCCATATCGCGGCCGGCAACGAGATGGTGATCAAGGAATTGCGCGAAATGCTCGCAAAGGTCGCCAGCTAG
- the efp gene encoding elongation factor P, with protein sequence MKINGNEIKPGNVIKHQDTLWVAVKADHVKPGKGGAFAQVELKNLLDGRKLNERFRSADKVEKVRLEQKDHQFLYPEGEMLVFMDTENYEQTSLPIDFVGEDRAAYLTDGMMVVLEIYEEKPIGIELPKHVELEVIETEPVVKGQTAANSFKPAILTGNVRTAVPPFVGVGERIVVATEDGSYVRRAE encoded by the coding sequence ATGAAAATCAACGGCAATGAAATCAAGCCTGGCAACGTGATCAAGCACCAGGACACCCTGTGGGTGGCGGTGAAAGCGGATCACGTGAAACCGGGCAAGGGCGGCGCGTTCGCCCAGGTCGAACTGAAAAACCTGCTCGACGGTCGCAAGCTCAATGAACGCTTCCGCTCTGCGGACAAGGTTGAGAAGGTGCGCCTTGAGCAAAAGGACCACCAGTTCCTCTACCCTGAGGGTGAAATGCTGGTGTTCATGGACACTGAAAACTACGAGCAGACCAGCCTGCCCATCGATTTTGTCGGCGAAGATCGCGCGGCGTATCTGACCGACGGCATGATGGTCGTTCTGGAAATCTACGAAGAGAAGCCCATCGGCATCGAGCTGCCCAAGCATGTGGAGCTCGAGGTGATCGAGACCGAGCCGGTGGTCAAGGGCCAGACGGCGGCGAACTCGTTCAAGCCCGCCATTCTCACCGGGAATGTCCGCACCGCCGTGCCGCCTTTCGTGGGTGTGGGCGAGCGTATTGTCGTGGCCACGGAAGACGGCTCCTATGTCCGTCGGGCGGAGTAA